Proteins encoded within one genomic window of Prochlorococcus marinus str. MIT 9515:
- the minE gene encoding cell division topological specificity factor MinE produces MMTLRDLINKLLGRETSSANTARERLQLVLAHDRVDMSSLTTDLLDKMRKEILDVVAKYVEIDFEEVAVSLETEDRMTALVANLPIKRTLTGEIEFKKNHDNPKKK; encoded by the coding sequence ATTATGACTCTTAGAGACCTTATAAACAAATTGCTAGGCAGAGAAACGTCCAGTGCCAATACAGCAAGGGAAAGATTGCAACTAGTTTTAGCTCATGACAGAGTTGATATGAGCTCATTGACCACTGATCTATTGGATAAGATGAGAAAAGAAATCCTTGATGTAGTTGCTAAATATGTTGAAATTGATTTTGAAGAGGTTGCTGTCAGTCTAGAAACAGAGGATAGAATGACTGCATTGGTTGCTAATCTTCCTATAAAAAGAACTCTCACTGGAGAAATAGAATTCAAAAAAAATCACGATAACCCAAAAAAGAAATAA
- the minD gene encoding septum site-determining protein MinD, whose amino-acid sequence MPENSRTILVCSGKGGVGKTTLTANLGIALANSGATTAVLDADFGLRNLDLLLGLENRIIYTAQDVLDKNCRLDQALVRHKKEPNLALLPAGDPRMLDWMKPEDMKQISKLLSEKFDYVLVDCPAGVEDGFKNALSACKEAIVVTNPELSAVRDADRVIGILNTSDIKPIQLVINRVRPNMMANQEMLSIEDVQSILSLPLLGIVLEDEQVIISTNRGEPLTLSDNKSPAKKCYLNVSQRLTGKDIPIIDPKNEGQSIKDKFMRLMQTKIF is encoded by the coding sequence GTGCCGGAAAATAGTCGCACCATTTTAGTTTGTTCAGGTAAGGGTGGGGTAGGTAAAACCACACTGACAGCAAACCTAGGCATTGCTCTAGCAAATAGTGGTGCAACAACAGCTGTTCTAGATGCTGATTTTGGATTGAGGAATTTAGACCTTCTTTTAGGTTTAGAAAATCGTATTATTTATACTGCTCAAGATGTTCTCGACAAAAATTGTCGCCTTGACCAAGCCTTAGTTAGACATAAAAAGGAGCCTAATTTAGCTTTATTACCAGCTGGTGATCCTAGAATGCTTGATTGGATGAAACCTGAAGATATGAAACAAATCAGTAAATTACTGAGTGAAAAGTTTGATTATGTTCTAGTAGATTGTCCTGCCGGAGTTGAAGATGGTTTTAAAAATGCTCTGTCAGCCTGTAAAGAAGCAATAGTAGTAACGAATCCTGAATTATCAGCTGTTCGAGATGCAGATAGAGTTATAGGAATTTTAAATACTTCCGACATAAAGCCAATACAGTTAGTAATTAATAGAGTCCGTCCTAATATGATGGCTAATCAAGAAATGCTATCAATAGAAGATGTTCAGAGTATCCTTTCTTTGCCCTTACTTGGTATTGTTTTAGAGGATGAGCAAGTAATAATAAGTACAAATAGAGGGGAGCCTCTGACACTATCTGATAATAAATCTCCAGCTAAAAAATGCTATTTAAATGTATCTCAAAGGCTAACGGGAAAAGATATTCCTATTATCGATCCAAAAAATGAAGGACAAAGCATAAAAGATAAATTCATGAGATTAATGCAAACAAAGATTTTTTAA
- the minC gene encoding septum site-determining protein MinC, producing the protein MKLILRNSNNDFIKSISFAKFEAYQNFISELSSIKEPVEAHLFTANERITSNELAKLKFHLKQLNIKFSDIYSNNRETVLSGKSLKINSSLLNNKKNINKSFLDNQSQKKDILHKGTIRSGDRISSNGDLFIMGDVNPGAIVSANNNVYVWGKLLGTAFAGENGNKNASIASLWLNPIQLRICEIIAIGPKEKPKHQYPEIAILEAKKIIIKPYEPIRDCNK; encoded by the coding sequence ATGAAATTAATTTTGAGAAACTCCAATAACGATTTTATAAAATCAATATCTTTCGCTAAATTTGAGGCTTATCAAAATTTCATATCGGAGTTAAGTAGCATCAAAGAACCAGTCGAAGCGCATCTTTTTACAGCAAATGAAAGAATTACTTCTAATGAATTAGCAAAACTGAAATTCCACCTAAAACAACTAAATATCAAGTTTTCAGATATATATTCAAATAATAGAGAAACAGTCTTGAGTGGAAAGTCTTTAAAAATCAACTCAAGCTTATTAAATAATAAAAAAAATATAAATAAATCATTTCTGGATAACCAGTCTCAAAAAAAAGATATTCTTCACAAAGGTACAATTAGATCAGGGGACAGAATATCTTCAAATGGTGATCTTTTTATTATGGGAGATGTCAACCCTGGAGCTATAGTTTCAGCAAATAATAACGTTTATGTCTGGGGAAAATTATTAGGTACCGCTTTCGCTGGCGAAAATGGTAATAAAAACGCCTCAATTGCCTCACTTTGGCTAAACCCTATTCAATTAAGGATTTGTGAAATTATAGCCATAGGGCCAAAAGAGAAACCAAAGCATCAATATCCTGAAATTGCAATTTTGGAAGCCAAAAAAATAATCATTAAGCCTTATGAGCCAATAAGAGACTGTAATAAATAA
- a CDS encoding HD domain-containing protein, producing the protein MNKKRIFHDPIHKEIIIDSDKPEELMIMQLIDTLAFQRLRRIKQLGAASLLFHGAESSRFTHSIGVFCVARKIYRRLLETKPEFSKSKFILFGAALLHDLGHGPLSHTSEVIFPHNHEYWSKNLVENYSPITSILKNFGDELPKQIGDLFTTQNLFSNPLKTLISSEIDCDRLDYLLRDSYNTGTKYGLVDLERIISALTFSPDGNIAIKPKGVIAIEHFLVLRNIMYRTIYNHRINEISTWILEKIIYSIKNNSRKKSIWIDEIMYKWIFTPKDLEIREFLANDDIVFYFHLMKWKDKSFEPLETLCKMFIDRNLLKASNISFLSKLKRMEVLAFARKKCKLNNYDSEIFCGIKERSFKGFESNNSLKIWDGTYQNLLENHSALIKTLMTSNNSSLIIYPGEFRREIENQIAILRDDP; encoded by the coding sequence ATGAATAAAAAAAGAATTTTCCATGATCCAATACATAAAGAAATAATTATTGATTCCGATAAACCCGAGGAATTAATGATAATGCAGCTTATTGATACGCTAGCATTTCAGAGATTGAGAAGGATCAAACAATTAGGTGCCGCCTCTCTTCTTTTCCATGGGGCAGAATCCAGTAGATTTACACACTCAATTGGTGTATTTTGCGTTGCTAGAAAAATTTATAGGAGACTACTTGAGACAAAACCTGAATTTAGTAAAAGTAAATTTATACTTTTCGGAGCTGCTCTTCTCCATGATTTAGGTCATGGCCCTTTAAGTCATACTAGTGAGGTTATATTTCCTCATAACCATGAGTACTGGTCTAAAAATTTAGTTGAAAATTATTCACCAATAACCTCAATTCTTAAAAATTTTGGAGACGAATTACCCAAACAAATTGGAGACTTATTTACGACTCAAAATCTATTTTCTAATCCTTTAAAAACTTTAATTAGTAGCGAAATTGATTGTGATCGTCTTGATTATTTATTACGCGATAGTTACAACACTGGAACAAAATATGGATTAGTTGATTTGGAGAGAATTATTTCAGCTCTCACTTTTTCTCCTGACGGAAATATCGCCATCAAGCCAAAAGGGGTTATAGCTATTGAACATTTTTTAGTTCTACGAAACATAATGTATAGAACTATTTATAACCATAGAATTAACGAAATTTCAACTTGGATTTTAGAAAAAATTATTTATTCGATAAAAAATAATTCCAGAAAAAAAAGCATCTGGATAGATGAAATAATGTACAAGTGGATATTTACTCCAAAAGATCTTGAAATAAGAGAATTCCTTGCTAATGACGATATAGTTTTTTATTTTCATTTAATGAAATGGAAAGATAAATCTTTTGAACCTTTAGAAACTCTTTGTAAAATGTTTATCGATAGAAATTTACTAAAAGCATCCAATATAAGTTTCCTCTCTAAATTAAAAAGAATGGAAGTCTTAGCTTTCGCTAGGAAGAAATGCAAATTAAATAATTACGACTCAGAGATATTTTGTGGAATCAAAGAAAGATCTTTTAAAGGTTTTGAATCTAATAACTCTCTTAAGATATGGGATGGGACCTATCAAAACTTATTAGAAAATCACTCAGCATTAATAAAAACATTGATGACATCAAATAATAGTTCTCTTATTATTTATCCAGGGGAGTTCAGAAGAGAGATTGAAAATCAAATAGCAATATTAAGAGATGATCCATAA
- the petB gene encoding cytochrome b6 has translation MSNSSSVYDWFQERLEIQDITDDVTSKYVPPHVNIFYCLGGITLVCFLIQFATGFAMTFYYKPTVTQAYNSVSYLMTDVSFGWLIRSVHRWSASMMVLMLILHVFRVYLTGGFKRPRELTWVTGVVMAVITVAFGVTGYSLPWDQVGYWAVKIVSGVPAAIPIIGDFMVELLRGGESVGQSTLTRFYSLHTFVLPWSLAVFMLMHFLMIRKQGISGPL, from the coding sequence ATGTCGAATTCCTCATCTGTTTACGACTGGTTTCAAGAGAGACTTGAAATTCAAGACATAACCGACGACGTAACTTCCAAGTACGTACCCCCTCACGTAAATATTTTTTACTGTTTAGGAGGCATAACTTTAGTATGCTTCCTAATTCAATTTGCAACAGGTTTTGCAATGACTTTTTACTATAAGCCAACTGTTACCCAAGCTTATAACTCTGTAAGCTACTTAATGACTGATGTAAGTTTTGGTTGGTTAATAAGATCTGTTCATAGATGGAGTGCATCTATGATGGTTTTGATGTTAATTTTACATGTTTTTAGGGTTTACCTTACCGGTGGATTTAAAAGACCAAGAGAATTAACTTGGGTAACAGGTGTTGTCATGGCAGTTATAACAGTTGCTTTTGGAGTCACAGGTTATTCACTTCCATGGGATCAAGTTGGATACTGGGCGGTTAAGATTGTTTCAGGTGTGCCTGCAGCGATTCCAATTATTGGTGATTTCATGGTTGAACTTCTTCGTGGAGGAGAAAGTGTAGGGCAATCAACTCTTACAAGATTTTATAGTCTCCATACTTTCGTTCTTCCTTGGTCCTTAGCAGTATTTATGCTTATGCATTTTCTTATGATTCGTAAACAAGGTATTTCAGGTCCGCTATAA
- the prmC gene encoding peptide chain release factor N(5)-glutamine methyltransferase encodes MFEISAENFSVWKKKQLLKGGDKKSFSLLIDLLGGLSKKELNSLTIKAEKNLKFKLDLDSLEFFWGKHLSTNIPIQYLSGICYWRNLKLEVSDKVLIPRPETELVVEIISRKFDNNKGQIIFADLGTGSGAISISLALENPSWNGIATDINKNAVEIASRNFANNSNQSNLKFYSGNWWEPLTYLKGEIDFAVANPPYIPKNTYEELPIEVKNFEPKNALLGGEDGLDHVREIVKYAPLYLKEKGWLLIENHFDQGARVKQLFIENQFTDVEVLKDLSGIGRFTIGRYK; translated from the coding sequence ATGTTCGAAATTTCTGCTGAAAACTTTTCGGTATGGAAAAAGAAACAACTCTTAAAAGGTGGTGATAAAAAATCGTTTAGTCTTTTGATAGATTTATTGGGTGGATTATCAAAAAAAGAATTAAATTCACTCACAATAAAAGCAGAAAAAAATTTAAAATTTAAATTAGATTTAGACTCCCTTGAATTTTTTTGGGGGAAGCATCTCAGTACTAATATTCCTATTCAATATTTAAGTGGTATTTGTTATTGGAGAAATCTCAAATTAGAGGTTTCAGATAAGGTTCTAATACCACGTCCGGAAACAGAACTTGTGGTTGAGATAATATCGAGAAAATTTGATAATAATAAAGGACAAATTATTTTTGCAGATTTAGGAACTGGTTCAGGTGCAATTAGTATCTCGTTAGCTTTAGAAAATCCAAGCTGGAATGGAATTGCAACGGATATTAATAAAAATGCTGTAGAGATAGCCTCGAGAAACTTTGCTAATAACTCTAATCAATCTAATTTGAAATTTTATAGTGGGAATTGGTGGGAGCCTCTAACATATCTCAAAGGGGAGATAGATTTTGCGGTAGCTAATCCTCCATATATTCCAAAAAATACTTATGAAGAATTACCAATAGAGGTAAAGAATTTTGAACCTAAGAATGCTCTTTTGGGAGGAGAAGATGGTTTGGATCACGTAAGGGAAATAGTTAAATATGCCCCTTTATACTTAAAAGAAAAAGGTTGGTTATTAATTGAGAATCATTTTGATCAAGGTGCCAGAGTAAAACAATTATTTATTGAAAATCAATTTACTGATGTAGAAGTATTAAAAGATTTGTCTGGAATTGGAAGATTTACAATTGGAAGATATAAATAA
- the petD gene encoding cytochrome b6-f complex subunit IV encodes MSTLKKPDLSDPKLRAKLAKGMGHNYYGEPAWPNDLLYIFPVVILGTIACVVGLAVLDPAMLGDKANPFATPLEILPEWYLYPVFQILRVVPNKLLGIALQTLIPLGLMILPFIENVNKFSNPFRRPVAMVVFLFGTFLTIYLGIGACLPIDKSLTLGLF; translated from the coding sequence ATGTCTACTCTAAAAAAACCCGATTTATCAGATCCGAAATTAAGAGCTAAATTAGCTAAAGGTATGGGTCACAATTATTACGGTGAACCAGCTTGGCCAAACGATCTTTTATACATTTTCCCTGTTGTAATACTGGGAACAATAGCTTGTGTTGTGGGGCTGGCTGTTCTAGATCCGGCCATGTTGGGAGATAAGGCTAATCCATTTGCCACTCCTTTAGAAATACTTCCTGAATGGTATCTTTATCCTGTGTTTCAAATACTTAGGGTAGTTCCAAATAAGTTACTTGGAATAGCTCTTCAAACATTAATTCCTCTTGGATTAATGATCTTGCCTTTTATAGAAAATGTAAACAAATTCTCTAATCCTTTTAGAAGACCAGTAGCGATGGTGGTTTTTCTTTTTGGAACTTTTTTAACTATTTACCTTGGAATAGGTGCTTGCTTACCAATTGATAAGTCTCTAACTTTAGGATTATTTTAA
- the psbB gene encoding photosystem II chlorophyll-binding protein CP47: MGLPWYRVHTVVINDPGRLLAVHLMHTALLAGWAGSMALYELAIFDPSDAVLNPMWRQGMYVMPFMARLGITSSWNGWDITGATGVDPGFWSFEGVAAAHIVFSGLLMLASIWHWTYWDLDLWEDERTGEPALDLPRIFGIHLLLAGITCFGFGAFHCANVGIWVSDPYGLTGHVEPVAPSWGADGFNPFNPGGIVANHIAAGLLGIIGGIFHITNRPGERLYKALRLGSLEGVLASALAAVLFVSFVVAGTMWYGSATTPVELFGPTRYQWDSGYFKTEINRRVQAAIDDGATREEAYAAIPEKLAFYDYVGNSPAKGGLFRVGALVNGDGLPTGWQGHTVFTDKEGNDLEVRRIPNFFENFPVILEDKQGNVRADIPFRRAEAKYSFEQTGITATIYGGDLNGQTFTDPAVVKRLARKAQLGEAFKFDRETYKSDGVFRSSPRAWFTYAHLCFGLLFLFGHWWHASRTLYKDRFAGIDAEIGDQVEFGLFKKLGDETTRRIPGRV; the protein is encoded by the coding sequence ATGGGATTGCCTTGGTATCGAGTTCACACAGTAGTTATCAACGACCCCGGTCGACTACTAGCTGTGCATCTCATGCATACTGCATTATTAGCCGGCTGGGCCGGCTCAATGGCTCTATATGAATTAGCCATTTTTGATCCTTCAGACGCTGTTCTCAATCCAATGTGGAGACAGGGGATGTATGTCATGCCATTCATGGCAAGATTAGGAATCACTAGTAGTTGGAACGGATGGGATATTACTGGTGCTACAGGAGTTGACCCAGGATTCTGGAGCTTTGAAGGTGTTGCTGCAGCCCACATCGTTTTTAGTGGACTGCTAATGCTTGCTTCGATCTGGCATTGGACATATTGGGATTTAGATCTATGGGAAGACGAAAGAACAGGAGAACCTGCTCTTGATCTTCCTAGAATATTTGGTATTCACCTTCTTTTAGCTGGAATTACTTGTTTTGGATTTGGAGCTTTTCACTGTGCAAATGTAGGCATTTGGGTTTCTGACCCATATGGTTTAACAGGTCATGTAGAACCCGTTGCACCATCATGGGGAGCCGATGGATTTAATCCGTTCAATCCTGGTGGTATAGTTGCAAATCACATTGCAGCCGGGCTTCTTGGAATTATAGGTGGAATTTTCCATATTACTAATAGACCAGGTGAGAGGCTCTACAAAGCATTAAGGTTAGGAAGCTTAGAGGGTGTTTTAGCAAGCGCTTTAGCTGCTGTTCTTTTTGTATCTTTTGTTGTCGCTGGAACAATGTGGTATGGATCTGCAACAACGCCTGTAGAATTATTTGGCCCTACAAGATACCAATGGGACTCTGGTTACTTCAAAACTGAAATTAATAGAAGAGTACAAGCAGCTATTGATGACGGAGCGACTAGGGAAGAAGCATATGCTGCAATTCCTGAAAAGTTAGCTTTCTACGACTATGTAGGAAATAGTCCTGCAAAAGGAGGATTGTTTAGGGTTGGAGCTCTTGTAAATGGAGATGGATTACCCACAGGATGGCAGGGGCATACTGTATTCACAGATAAAGAAGGCAATGACTTAGAAGTCAGAAGAATTCCTAATTTCTTTGAAAACTTCCCCGTTATTCTCGAAGATAAACAGGGTAATGTAAGAGCTGATATCCCATTTAGAAGAGCTGAAGCAAAGTATTCTTTTGAACAAACTGGCATCACAGCTACAATTTATGGTGGTGATCTTAATGGTCAAACATTTACAGACCCAGCTGTGGTTAAAAGACTAGCCCGTAAAGCTCAGTTAGGAGAGGCATTCAAGTTTGATAGAGAAACCTATAAATCTGATGGTGTTTTCCGTAGTTCTCCAAGAGCTTGGTTTACATATGCACATTTATGTTTCGGATTACTATTCCTATTTGGACACTGGTGGCACGCCTCTAGAACCCTCTATAAAGATAGATTCGCTGGTATTGACGCTGAGATAGGAGATCAAGTTGAGTTTGGTCTCTTTAAGAAACTTGGTGACGAAACCACCAGAAGAATCCCAGGAAGGGTTTAA
- a CDS encoding 2Fe-2S iron-sulfur cluster-binding protein encodes MTTIRFIREGVDIKCKPGENLRELVIKEKLQLYGLKGLLGNCGGVGQCSTCFISLEGGTKNSLSPITAVEQEKLKNRPENWRLACQTLISSSAIILTKPQSPPPNLKELKESAENKKLPR; translated from the coding sequence ATGACAACTATCAGATTTATCCGAGAAGGAGTGGACATCAAATGCAAACCTGGAGAAAATTTGAGAGAGTTAGTAATTAAAGAGAAATTACAACTTTATGGATTAAAGGGATTATTAGGCAATTGTGGGGGAGTTGGCCAATGTAGTACTTGCTTTATTTCTTTGGAAGGAGGAACGAAAAATTCGCTTAGTCCTATTACTGCAGTTGAACAGGAAAAACTCAAAAATAGACCTGAAAACTGGAGGCTTGCTTGTCAAACCCTAATAAGTTCATCTGCGATAATACTCACTAAACCTCAATCTCCTCCACCAAATTTGAAAGAATTGAAAGAATCAGCTGAAAATAAAAAACTACCTAGATAA
- the ctpZ gene encoding carboxyl-terminal processing protease CtpZ, which translates to MNSSFNKFLIFKRWIIIIMICIFSTNFLHIQSVNALSDSRQFVLDAWTLINEGYYDPERLDEIQWKRIRQKTLQKQIETSDEAYSAIEDMLKPLEDPFTRILRPKDYELLKTSNFGSEINGVGLQLGKDEMTKKIKVISTLAGSPAEEAGIISGDVIDKVDGISSSELGLANTASKLRGESGTKVLVQITSMSDEIKEIDLERRSVDLRPVRTKRLRDDSHTIGYLRITQFSESVPKKIEEALEELKDKEVEGIILDLRNNSGGLVSSGIAVADSFLSEQPIVETKDRNGIKDAIISQKKTYFDGPMVTLVNKGTASASEILAGSLQDNERSTLIGEQTYGKGLIQSLKSLGDDSGIAITVASYLTPKGNNIQGTGITPDKLLDLPEAREYGNSEDKWVKNAEIYLNSLFDKNEVEETVNQLEKKDPEH; encoded by the coding sequence ATGAATTCATCATTTAACAAATTTTTAATATTCAAAAGATGGATCATTATTATTATGATCTGCATTTTTTCTACCAATTTTTTGCATATCCAAAGCGTTAATGCGCTTAGTGATAGCAGGCAATTTGTACTAGACGCATGGACTCTAATAAATGAAGGATATTATGATCCAGAAAGGCTCGATGAAATCCAATGGAAGAGAATTAGACAAAAAACATTACAGAAACAAATTGAAACAAGTGATGAGGCTTATTCCGCAATTGAAGATATGTTGAAGCCACTTGAAGATCCTTTCACAAGGATATTAAGGCCAAAAGATTATGAACTTCTAAAAACAAGTAATTTTGGGAGCGAAATTAATGGAGTAGGTCTTCAATTAGGAAAAGATGAGATGACTAAAAAAATCAAAGTTATTTCAACATTGGCAGGTTCCCCTGCCGAAGAAGCAGGCATAATTAGTGGTGATGTAATTGATAAGGTTGATGGAATATCTTCATCTGAATTAGGCCTTGCAAATACTGCTTCAAAGCTCAGAGGAGAATCCGGAACAAAAGTTCTTGTCCAAATAACATCCATGTCTGATGAAATTAAAGAGATTGATTTAGAAAGAAGATCTGTTGACCTTAGACCAGTAAGGACAAAAAGATTAAGAGATGATTCTCACACTATTGGTTACCTAAGAATAACTCAATTTAGTGAGAGTGTTCCAAAAAAAATTGAAGAGGCTTTAGAGGAATTAAAAGATAAAGAAGTTGAAGGGATAATTCTTGATTTAAGAAATAACTCTGGTGGGCTAGTAAGTTCTGGTATTGCAGTGGCAGATTCATTTTTAAGCGAGCAGCCTATCGTAGAAACAAAAGACAGGAATGGAATTAAGGATGCAATAATCTCTCAAAAAAAGACTTATTTTGATGGTCCAATGGTAACTTTAGTAAATAAAGGGACCGCAAGCGCAAGTGAAATTCTTGCCGGATCCCTTCAAGATAACGAGAGATCAACTTTAATTGGTGAACAAACCTATGGGAAAGGACTTATCCAGTCTCTTAAAAGTTTAGGAGATGATAGTGGTATAGCTATTACAGTTGCCAGTTATTTAACACCGAAAGGAAATAATATCCAAGGTACGGGCATAACTCCAGATAAACTTTTAGATCTTCCAGAGGCTAGGGAATATGGCAATTCTGAAGATAAATGGGTTAAAAACGCCGAAATATACCTAAACTCTTTGTTTGATAAAAATGAAGTCGAAGAAACTGTGAATCAATTAGAAAAAAAAGATCCTGAACATTAA
- a CDS encoding L-threonylcarbamoyladenylate synthase — translation MNVIANKLAVEKLNIGLPIIFHTDTLPAIGCLPKFSEIIYKIKQRDVKKPLILMGAESFQLNEFVHKTAFEDYKYMASRYWPGPLTMIIPISEKSKPLFSNKNLTLGLRIPNSIMANYLIKESGPLLTSSANISGLPPSTNAKDISFDLPNVDILGPVPWPKCSGKASTIISWVNNEKWKLIREGEVFIPGIK, via the coding sequence ATGAATGTTATTGCTAATAAATTAGCTGTAGAAAAACTAAATATTGGCTTACCTATAATTTTTCATACTGATACTTTACCTGCTATTGGATGCCTCCCAAAGTTCTCAGAGATAATTTATAAGATTAAACAAAGAGATGTAAAGAAACCTTTGATTTTGATGGGAGCTGAAAGTTTTCAATTAAATGAGTTTGTTCATAAAACTGCTTTTGAGGATTACAAATATATGGCTTCTAGGTATTGGCCGGGACCATTAACAATGATTATTCCTATTTCTGAGAAAAGTAAACCATTGTTTTCTAATAAAAATTTGACATTAGGTTTAAGAATTCCCAATTCAATTATGGCCAATTACCTTATAAAGGAAAGTGGCCCTTTGTTAACATCAAGTGCAAATATCTCAGGTTTACCACCCTCTACAAATGCAAAAGATATTTCATTTGACTTGCCTAATGTGGATATTTTAGGACCTGTTCCTTGGCCAAAATGTAGTGGAAAAGCAAGTACAATTATATCTTGGGTGAATAATGAGAAATGGAAACTCATTAGGGAAGGGGAAGTTTTCATTCCAGGAATAAAGTGA
- the psbM gene encoding photosystem II reaction center protein PsbM gives METTNFGFVASLLFVGVPTIFLIGLFISTQDGEKSSFYSDSGKGKLGPKR, from the coding sequence ATGGAAACAACAAATTTTGGTTTCGTAGCAAGCCTTCTCTTTGTGGGAGTACCAACTATTTTTTTGATTGGTTTATTTATTTCCACGCAAGATGGAGAAAAATCAAGCTTTTACTCAGATTCCGGTAAAGGTAAACTTGGCCCAAAGCGCTAA